CTTTGCCATCTCCACCATTGCCCTGAGGTTCTCGGTAGGTGTCTTGCTGACAATACCGCATCCCGGTGCAAGAAGTCCTACGCCTGCATCCAGCACTTTCTGTGACGCTTCCTTTACCACTTCGGG
The window above is part of the Methanolobus chelungpuianus genome. Proteins encoded here:
- a CDS encoding uroporphyrinogen decarboxylase family protein, with the translated sequence PEVVKEASQKVLDAGVGLLAPGCGIVSKTPTENLRAMVEMAKGHKY